Proteins found in one Macadamia integrifolia cultivar HAES 741 unplaced genomic scaffold, SCU_Mint_v3 scaffold151, whole genome shotgun sequence genomic segment:
- the LOC122064046 gene encoding embryogenesis-like protein, whose amino-acid sequence MSREIDEINLKFAEAREEIEMALESKETVYFDEEAESAREAAKVVLDMFQGLLAKLPENERASLQRSMGLKIEQLKAELEQLND is encoded by the exons ATGAGTCGGG AGATCGATGAGATCAATCTCAAGTTCGCAGAAGCTCGAGAAGAGATCGAGATGGCTTTGGAATCAAAGGAGACGGTTTACTTCGACGAAGAGGCAGAAAGTGCTAGGGAAGCTGCGAAGGTTGTCCTGGACATGTTCCAGGGTCTATTGGCAAAGTTACCTGAGAACGAGAGGGCTTCGTTGCAGAGGTCCATGGGGCTAAAGATCGAGCAATTGAAGGCTGAGCTTGAACAATTGAACGATTGA
- the LOC122064017 gene encoding disease resistance protein RPP13-like, with protein sequence MAEGAVSFLIGKLGSLISQEADFLGGVKTQILSLHDELEWINSFLRDADEKRRSNRRVNLWVSQVKNLAFDAEEIIDLYMLQIVRQRQRNIVKRFMGSRKYLFTLHKFGNQVEDIKRRIGEISANRSKYGIETLETGETSTRLDDCLARKRRRDNMEEEVDVVGFEKDIEKLATLLKQEESDRQLLVVSIVGMGGLGKTTLAKKVYDRSDVKNTFDSCAWIYVSQEYRIKDLLSGAIAQLMMRTKEELEKKNEEDLKNLLSNYLKERRCLLVFDDVWRKEDWDTLKLAFLPHRDERKQQRVLVTTRIMEVAKHTDPLIAPYELRLLGDKESFELFSKKVFQYEARIEERSYSKDLEDVGRKLVARCGGLPLAIVVLGGLLSTKERTLSVWNKVVESVNWQLNEGPQQCMDILALSYTDLPYYLQSCFLYFGLYPEDYEISSEKLIRLWVAEGFILQRGEETMEDTAEEYLEELIDRSMIQAASRRPDGGVEKCRIHDLLRDLAVSEAKKDKLLEIYGTSNCSASSLSRFRRLVIHPNNNESPQEAVIK encoded by the coding sequence ATGGCGGAGGGCGCTGTCTCATTTCTTATAGGAAAATTGGGTTCTCTGATATCACAGGAAGCTGATTTTCTTGGTGGAGTGAAAACGCAAATCCTGTCTCTGCACGATGAACTTGAGTGGATTAACTCCTTCCTAAGAGATGCTGATGAAAAGCGCAGAAGCAACCGGAGGGTGAACTTGTGGGTGAGCCAAGTGAAAAACCTAGCTTTCGATGCTGAGGAAATCATTGATTTGTACATGCTTCAAATCGTGCGACAACGGCAAAGAAATATAGTGAAGAGGTTTATGGGTTCTCGCAAATATCTTTTTACTCTACACAAGTTTGGAAATCAAGTGGAGGACATCAAAAGAAGGATTGGAGAGATTTCGGCTAACAGATCCAAGTACGGGATTGAAACTCTTGAAACTGGAGAGACTTCAACTCGTTTGGATGATTGCTTAGCacgaaagagaaggagagataacATGGAAGAGGAAGTTGACGTTGTTGGCTTTGAGAAAGATATTGAGAAACTAGCGACGCTTCTGAAGCAAGAAGAGTCCGATCGGCAACTTCTCGTTGTTTCCATAGTGGGTATGGGTGGTTTAGGCAAGACCACCCTTGCTAAGAAAGTTTATGATAGGAGTGATGTCAAGAACACTTTCGATTCTTGTGCATGGATTTATGTCTCTCAAGAATACAGAATAAAAGATCTTCTCTCTGGGGCCATAGCACAACTAATGATGCGCACGAAGGAGGAGttagaaaagaagaatgaagaagatttGAAGAATTTGCTCTCTAATTACTTGAAAGAACGGAGATGTCTGCTTGTATTCGATGATGTATGGAGGAAAGAAGATTGGGACACATTAAAGTTAGCATTTCTACCACATCGGGATGAAAGGAAGCAACAACGAGTGTTGGTTACCACCCGTATTATGGAAGTAGCCAAACATACTGATCCATTAATTGCTCCATATGAACTCAGACTTCTGGGTGATAAGGAGAGTTTTGAACTCTTCTCAAAGAAGGTCTTTCAATACGAAGCAAGAATTGAGGAAAGAAGCTACTCCAAAGATTTGGAAGATGTTGGAAGGAAATTGGTTGCTAGGTGCGGTGGATTACCACTTGCGATTGTGGTATTAGGAGGTCTCTTATCGACAAAGGAGCGAACACTTAGCGTGTGGAACAAAGTAGTTGAAAGCGTGAATTGGCAACTTAATGAAGGGCCACAGCAATGCATGGACATATTAGCTCTGAGTTATACAGACTTACCGTATTACTTGCAATCTtgttttctctattttggtCTTTACCCAGAAGACTATGAGATCTCTTCTGAAAAATTGATTCGATTATGGGTTGCAGAGGGGTTTATACTACAGAGAGGAGAGGAAACTATGGAAGATACTGCTGAGGAGTACCTAGAAGAGTTGATCGATAGGAGCATGATCCAAGCAGCAAGTAGGAGACCAGATGGAGGTGTTGAAAAATGTCGTATCCATGATCTCTTGCGGGACTTGGCAGTTTCAGAAGCCAAGAAAGATAAGCTTCTTGAAATATATGGGACTAGTAACTGTTCCGCTAGTTCTCTAAGCAGATTTCGTCGGCTTGTGATCCATCCAAACAACAATG